A region of the Salvelinus alpinus chromosome 24, SLU_Salpinus.1, whole genome shotgun sequence genome:
attatgcatacatctggcccttctttggacactgtgttaacaaacctccaaacaagcttcaatgccatacaacactccttccgtggcctccaactgcttttaaatgctagtaaaactacatgcatgctcttcaaccgattgctgcctgcacccgcccgcccgactagcatcactactctgggcggctttgacttagaatatgtggacaactacaaatacctaggtgtctgattagactgtaaactctccttccagactcactttaagcatctccaatccaaaattaaatctagaatcggcttcctattttgcaacaaagcctccttcactcatgctgccaaacataccctcgtaaaactgactatcctaccgatccctgacttcggcgatgtcatttacaaaatagcctccaacactttactcagcaaattggatgcagtctatcacagtgccatctgtttcgtcaccaaagccccatatactacccaccactgcaacctatatgctctcattggctggccctcgctacatattcgtccccaaacccactggctacaggtcatctataagtctttgccaggtatagccccgccttatctcagctcactggtcaccatagcaacacccacacgTAGCATGCgcaccagcaggtatatttcactggtcatccccaaagccaacacttactttggccgcctttccttccagttctctgctgccaatgactggaacgaattgccaaaatcactgaagctggagacttatatctccctctctaactttaagcatcagctgtcagagcagtttaccgatcactgtaccaatacacagcccatctgtaaatagcacacccaactacctcgtccccatattgttatttattttatttttcaattttgcaccccagtatctctacttgcacatcatcatctgcacatctatcattccagtgtaaatgctaaattgtaattatttcacctctatggcctatttatggccttacctccctaatcttactacatttgcacacactgtacagtcgtggccaaaggttttgagaatgacacaaatattaattttcacaaagtctgctgcctgtTTGTATGgtagcaatttgcatatactccagaatgttatgaagagtgatcagatgaattgaaattaattgcaaagtccctctttgccatgcaaattaactgaatcccccaaaaaacatttccactgcatttcagccctgccacaaaaggaccagctgacatcacgtcagtgattctctcgttaacacaggtgtgagtgttgacgaggacaaggctggagatcacgctatcatgctgattgagttcaaataacagactggaagcttcaaaaggagggtggtgcttggaatcattattcttcctctgtcaaccacggttacctgcaaggaaacatgtgccgtcatcattgctttgcacaaaaagggcaaGGATATTGCGGCCAGTacgattgcacctaaatcaaccatttatcggatcatcaagaacttcaaggagagcggttcaattgttgtgaagaaggcttcagggcgcccaagaaagtccagcaagcgccaggaccgtctcctaaagttgattcagctgcgggatcagggcaccaccagtccaagattgctcaggaatggcagcaggcaggtgtgagtccaTCTGCACTCatagtgaggcaaagacttttggaggatggcctgatgtcaagaagggcagcttagaagccacttctctccaggaaaaacatcagggacagactgatattctgcaaaaggtacagggattggactgctgaggactggggtaaagtcattttctctgatgaaccccctttccgattgtttgaggcatccggaaaaaatcttgtccggagaagacaaggtgagcgctaccatcagtcctgtgtcatgccaacagtaaagcatcctgagaccattcatgtgtggggttgcttctcagccaaaggagtgggctcactcacaattttgcctaagaacacagccatgaataaagaatggtactaacacatcctccgagagcaacttctcccaaccatccaggaacagtttggtgatgagcaatgtcttttccagcatgatggagcaccttgccatgaggcaaaagtgataactaagtggctcggggaacaaacatcgatattttggatccatggccaggaaactccccagaccttaatcccattgagaacttgtggtcaatcctcaagaggcgggtggacaaacaaaaacccacaaattctgacaaactccaagcattgattatgcaagaataggctgccatcagtcaggatgtggcccagaagttaactgacagcatgccagggcggattgcagaggtcttgaaaaagaagggtcaacactgcaaatattgactctttgcatcaacttaatttaattgtcaataaaagcctttgacacttatgaaatgcttgtaattatacttcagtattccatagtaacatctgacaaaaatatctaaagacactgaagcagcaaactttgtggaaattaatatttgtgtagtTCTCAAaagttttggccacgactgtacatagatttttctattgtgttattgattgtacgtttgtttatcccacgtgtaactctgtgttgttgttgtcgcactgctttgcttaatctaggccaggtcgcagttgtaaatgagaacttgttctcaactggcctacctggttaaataaaggtgaaataaaaatgttaaaatatctgcccggtacagttgaaagcAGGATTGGAGAAGGAcccttctccagcgtgccagtggccatggaACGTGAGCATTTTCCTTCTGAAGCCGGTTAGgacaccaaactgcagtcaggtcaagaccttggttaggagaaattcttcggttgtgcaaacccacagtttagtcagctgtccgggtggctggtctcagacaatcctgcaggtgatGAAGccaaatgtggaggtcctgggctggtttcACGTAGTCTGCCGttctgaggctggttggatgtacagccaaattctctaaaacaatgttaggaggcggcttatggtagagaaattaacattcaattctttggcaacagctctggtggacattcttgctgtcagcatgccaattgcatgctacctcagaacttgagatatctgttgcattgtgacaaaactgcacattttagagtggccttttattgtccccagcacaaggtgcacctgtgtcatgatcatgctgtttaatcagcttcttgatatgccacacctgtcaggtggatgggttacCATGACAAAGGAGaagtgctcactaacagggatataaactaatttgtgcacaacatttgagagaaataagctttttgtgcatatggaacatttctgggatctttcatttcagctcatgaaacttgggaccaacactttacattctgcgtttatatttttgttcagtgtaaatacatggaattttgtccttgaaacatttaattgaaatactgtagaattccattcattcctatggaggactgctcataCTGGGGAGTGGCTATATGggcgaccggtggcttcaaagtcTCTCTCAAGGGcaaatacatagcatcagcaatacATCATTAGCTAAACTTACCTAAAAAGTGTACACCTTGTTATGTAGTTATCTCAGTGTATAATAAAGAAAATACCCTCAACACAATCTGCATATGCATGTTGAACTATTTTTAAACCTGTTCCACAACAATAATAGGCAAATTCCATCAAATACTAAATTAAATCATCAGGAGTTAAAGGCTACAGAGAAAAATAACTAAGTTcattccagtgtatatttgtaaCATTGTTGATTACCTGTTTTATAGTCACTGTTGAAATGGAGCCAGAGCAATCGAAGCCAGGCTCCTGCACCTTGGGTCAAAGGGGGAGACGAGCTCCAGCATCTTATGGGTCCAAAGAGAAAAGGATGATAAACTCTTAGGGTTATTATAGCCAAGGTTTGATCCaaggtgtggacatgaagctagggttatggctagggttagggttaagccaGGGCGTGGACATGAAGTTAGGATTATAATGTATTACCAGtctagggttggggttggtgcTACAGCTATAAGTACAATATTTCCAGTCTAGGGTTAAATTTAGGGTTATGGTTGGCTCTACAGCTGTACATGTATTACCAgcctagggttagagttatggtTTAGTTGTTTCTATAGCTTTAAGTACAATGTATTACTAGGGTTATGGTTTTGGTTTGTGCTACAGCTCTAAGTACAATGTATTACCAGTCTACGGTTAGGGTTGAGgcaagggttagggttgaaccggggtgtggacatgaagttggggtgtggacatgaagttagggttaggatggACATTAGCCTGGCTGATGCGACCCATGTGGTACACAGCAGACTTGGAGGAGGACTTCGAGTTTGTATCAGCCAGACTAGCTGGACATGGGACAAGAGGAACGTGTGGAGAGATGGCAGATGACAGGGCATGgctcaaccctaatcctaactcTACACCTTCAAATAGAGGCTCCTCCACTCCACCTCTGAATTCCCAATCCagtggagactgctgaggggaggattaCTCATAATAATAGTTGGAATGgagtcagtggaatggtatcaaacaagtgatttccatgtggttgataccattcaatTGACTCCATTACaatcattattatgagccattctcccctcagcaacctccacCCATGTTTATATTGCTACAGTACATTGTATGGATACTTAATATCAACCACTATTACATTATGAATACGGGATACTTTGTAACATCAACCAATTAATACTGGTAATCACAATAACCCCAGCCAATAAGTCAAAtttggctatatcgtaaaaaatGAATGAAAGCAAAAATGTGCTCTATGATCAAAATTTAACATTAGGCATAAAGTAAAcactgtggttaaggttagggttattacTTTGTTACGGTAACTACTGACGTTCATGTAACATCAACCTATGAAGACTGTAAAACTAACATTTTACCCTGCACTACTTGAAGAAACTAAGAAAATACATTAACATTAACTGTATTTTTTGTGTATAGCATCCAGAAACAGTTTTGCATTTATTTTGGCATTGTCTATATGTAAAGAAATTATGGCAAGATATTCATAGTTTTATCATTGTTAATATTCTTGATGACTTTTGTTTGTTATGTGAGAATGTGCTGCTCGGTTTCTTTAACTATAATAAGTATAAAGAAAAACAATTTTACCTCATAAATCTAATTGTGCTAATGGAAAATATTAATACATGTAAATTCACTAATAAAAAAAACATCTTCCATGTTTTGTATAAGGAATTCGAGCAGTACATTAAGACCATTCTACATTCTTCTAATGAAAAAGCTGTTAAAACAATCAATACGTGCGTATATTTTAAGGTCTTTGTGAAATCTGTAATTTGTTGTAACCCCTTGAATATTGTATCATTGTCTTTTTGTATACTTCTTGTATGTATACAGGTAGGTGTTTCTGCAATAAGAAAAAACAGATAATTGACATTTCCTTTGTTCTCAAGCACTTCCTTTTAAACAGCAGAGGTCACTGTAGCTCTAGATTGACATATCTATGAGGTTGTTTTGAATAAAGCTTTGGATTTGAAAGAAGCGTGGGTGTTTGTTATTAGTTCgtcgtttgttgttgttgtcaaagcAAGCGTAGGAAAGAAGTAGCCTTACGTCGGCAGATATCGTTTTGATACCCAGGCATTTAACGTTAGCTTTATTTTTGTATAATTATTGTCGTTACGGCTATCGAATAATTCCTGGAAACAATGGCAGAAAGCGACTGGGACACCGTGACGGTTTTGAGGAAGAAGGGTCCGACTGCTGCGCAGGCCAAATCTAAGCAGgtagctagctgctagctagaGCAGCTAGCATTAGCCACTTAGCATGTGAACCTGAGAAACAACTCGATATATTGTAAATAAATATGCGATTTAATTAATCATACCACTGGGCCCATGTAGGCTGTACACTGTCACTGGCAGGGAAGCGTGCTAATAAATCCCGGGGATTTGATTGTGACCTCGCCTCTCCCTGGCGTTTCCTGCTCGGTAAAACGGTCGACGTGGACAGAAATAGCAACTATGTGGGTTGGCGTCTAATCATTTGACTGACGTCGATGAATTGGACTTTTATCAAACATTTTCTGCGTTTTTCGTAGCCTGTGTTTTGATTCTGTGTTGGATAAGCCCCCCTGGCCTGGCCTACTCGTCAGCtatactagctaactaaatatcCCTGTGTTATGGAACGATGTAGAGTACATTTGAATAATGTGCCATGTTTTTTCTAGGCTATCACAGCTGCACAGAGACGTGGAGAAGACCTCGAGACTACTAAGAAATGTAAGCCTTGTTCTATATAGCAATACATGCTAGGTGCAATCCACCAACTCCCCTGCTGGGAAGTCTGGGACATGAAGGATTGATTTCTGAAttaaattatgttatggcttgtTTATGCTTACCATGCCAATTAATGTCTCCACAGGGTCTGCAGGGCAGAACAAGCAGCACCTGATGACCAAGAACACGGCCAAGCTGGACCGTGAGACGGAGGAGCTGCAGCACCAGCGGGTCTCCCTGGAGGTGGGCAAGGTCATCCAGCAGGGCCGCCAGAACAAGGGCCTCACCCAGAAAGACCTAGCCACTGTGAGTAATGCTACCGCAAACCCATATGACATTAAGATATTGGTGCATTTCTGTGGCTTCCTCGTCTCATCTGCACTCATCTAAACGCAGTGTAGGTGAAAATTATGTCCAATACTTTCACATCAGTACATATGAGGATGGGAGGACACTTTGAAGATGCCTCCAATGTATGAATACCTTAAGAGATGGCCTCagtgattttatttttatttcacctttatttaaccaggtaggcgagttaagaacaagttctcatttgcaactgcgacctggccaagataaagtaaagcagtgtgacacagacaacaacacagagttacacatggagtaaacaataaacaagccaataacacaataaacaagtcaatgacacagtagaaaaaagaaagtcttatatacagtgtgtgcaaaaggcatgaggaggtaggcaataaataggccataggagcgaataattacaatttagcagattaacactggagtgataaatgagcagatgaagatgtgcaagtagagatactggtgtgcaaaagagcagaaaagtttataaaataaaaacagtatggggatgaggtaggtagattgggtgggctatttacagatggactatgtacagctgcagcgatcggttagctgctcagatagttgatgtttaaagttggtgagggaaataagtctccaacttcagcgatttttgcaattcgttccagtcactggcagcagagaactggaaggcggccaaatgaggtgttagctttggggatgatcagtgagatatacctgctggaacgtgtgctacgggtgggtgttgttatcgtgaactgagataaggtggcgctttacctagcatagacttatagatgacctggagccagtgggtctggcgacgaatatgtagcgagggccagccgactagagcatacaggtcgcagtggtgggtggtataaggtgatttggtaacaaaacggatggcactgtgatagactgcatccagtttgctgagtagagtgttggaagctattttgtagatgacatcgtcgaggatcggtaggatagtcagttttactagggtaagtttggcggcgtgagtgaaggaggctttgttgcgaaatgatgtttaatatgagtctggaaggagagtttacagtctagccagacacctaggtatttatagttgtccacatattctaggtcggaaccgtccaggggggtgatgctagtcggtcgggcgggtgcgggcagcgaacggttgaaaagcatgcatttggttttactggcgtttaagagcagttggaggccacggaaggagtgttgtatggcattgaagctcgtttggaggttagttagcacagtgtccaaggaagagccagaagtatacagaatggcgtcgtctgcgtagaggtggatcagggaatcgcccacaGCAAGAGAAACAgaattgatatatacagagaaaagagtcggcccgagaattgaaccctgtggtacccccatagactgccagaggtccggacaacatgccctccgatttgacacactgaactctgtctgccgataagaatacggtgattgacagagtcgaaagccttggccaggtcgatgaagacggctgcacagtactgtcttttatcgatggcggttatgatatcgtttagtaccttgagcgtggctgaggtgcacccgtgaccggc
Encoded here:
- the LOC139552323 gene encoding endothelial differentiation-related factor 1 homolog translates to MAESDWDTVTVLRKKGPTAAQAKSKQAITAAQRRGEDLETTKKWSAGQNKQHLMTKNTAKLDRETEELQHQRVSLEVGKVIQQGRQNKGLTQKDLATKINEKPQVIADYECGKAIPNNQVMGKIERAIGLKLRGKDIGLPLEAKPKKK